CATTTGGAAGGTTTCTTGGTTGACACCTTGACCTGCAAATGCAGCATCACCGTGAACGATGATTGGTAATACATCATCACCACCGATGTCTTTACGACGTACTTGACGAGCGCGTACAGAACCTTCAACTACAGGTCCAACGATTTCTAAGTGTGATGGGTTAAATGCCAATGCCAAGTGAACTTCGCCACCTGGAGTCATGACGTTTGATGAGAAACCTTGGTGATATTTAACGTCACCAGAACCTTTCTTATTAAGTGCCTTACCTTCAAACTCACCAAACAGGTCAGCTGGGTTTTTACCCATGATATTGACAAGAAGGTTTAAACGACCACGGTGTGGCATCCCAATAACAACTTCTTTACAACCCACAGAACCTGCACGTTGAATCAGTTCATTGACCATAGGAATGAAAGATTCACCACCTTCAACACCAAAACGTTTAGCACCAACGTATTTATTACCAAGGTATTTTTCAAGACCTTCAGCAGCAGTTAAACGCTCAAGAACATGTTTCTTTTGTTCAGCAGAGAAACCGAATTGACCACGTGCACCTTCAAGACGTTGTTGAATCCAACGCTTTTCTTTGGTATCAACAATGTGCATATATTCTGCACCAATAGAAGCACAATATGTTGCTTCCATCGCTTCAACCATTTCACCTAAAGTTGCTTCAGTTTTACCAATCGCAAGATTACCTGCATTAAATACAGTATCTAAATCTGACTTGGTTAAACCATGCACTGCAAGATCCAAATCTGGAACGTCTTCACGTTTTGCCAAACCTAAAGGATCAAGTTTTGCTTTTTGATGTCCACGATTACGATACGCAGCAATCAGTTGCAACACGCCAATTTGGCGGCGTTCATGTTCAGTACTGACTTCACCTTGTACAACAGGTTGAACACGATTAGAGTTACGACCTAATAATAAGAATTGCTCACGAATGTTACCGTGGGGCTGATCACCTTTAGGGAATTTATCGAAATATTGTTGCCAATCCTCACCGACTGAGGTTGGAGAAGACAGGTACTGCTCGTAAAGCTCTTCAATATACGCTGCACTATCAGCGGAAAGTTCAGTGTCAAGACGCAGTGCGTCAGCAACTTCTTGCATTTGTGGACCCATTTCCTATTGCAAAAACATTAGAGGATGCTTTTTAAGCAAACCCAAGATTGATCATGCCAAACTGGTAAATTGGCACTCACCCTTTCGTTACTCAAAGACCAAAGGGCATTATACGGCATTAGAATTTTACTAATGCTGACAATGAATCATAACGCCCTCAATGGCATCACCACTCACTTATATACTCAACCGCAGCTGAGCAATTTTTTTGCAAATCGACTTAGAAAAAGAAAAGCAATGATTTACTTTTTCTAAAGCGGTTTATTTTATAAGCTATTTCTATTTTATAAACTCAACAGCGCCCCACTTATGTTAAAAAATGTACGATATTTCCCTATTTTTTCCACTTACAAAGATTTGTTAAATCCTAACATGAACTTAAGCCTCAATTGATTTTTTTGACACATACCACTCATAAAATAGCGAAATACATATCTATTATAATCTATTACTATATGGAGTTGTTTATATAAAAATTCAACCCATTCATATAAAAATACTATTTTAACTTAAATAAAAAAAAGAGCGCACCTTGGTTTGAGGTGCGCTCTTTTATTTTTAGGATATTAACCCGCTTGGTCGAGCAACATGCTACGGATGTGACCGATTGCTTTTGTTGGATTCAAACCTTTAGGACATACTGATACACAGTTCATAATCCCTTTACAACGGAACAATGAGAATGGGTCGTCAAGACGAGCCAAACGTTCTTGTGTTGCAGAGTCACGTGAATCAATAATGAAACGGTATGCATTCAACAATGCAGATGGGCCTAAGAATTTATCAGGATTCCACCAGAATGATGGGCATGAAGTTGAACAACATGCACAAAGAATACATTCATACAAACCATCTAAGTGCTCACGCTCTTCAGGAGACTGTAAACGCTCTTTCGGTGGCGCAGGTTGATTGTTAATCAGGAATGGTTGAATTTTGTCATACTGATCGTAGAACTGATTCATATCCACAACTAAATCTTTAATCACTGGCAAACCTGGCAATGGACGAATCACGATTTTTTCAGGTAAATCGTTTAAGTTCCACAAACAAGCAAGACCATTTTTACCATTGATATTCACACCATCCGAACCACAAATACCTTCACGGCAAGAGCGGCGGAATGTTAATGATTCATCTTGTACTTTTAATGCAAGAAGTGCATCAAGCAACATACGATGCTTGTCTGTCAATTCAAGTTTAAAAGTTTGCATATACGGCGCTTTATCCTTATCAGGATCATAGCGGTAGATTTCGAATGTACGAGTACCTCTACTCATCTTAGTTCTCCCAATTAGAATGTACGTGGTTTAGGTGGAATTGGATCTACAAGTAATGGTTTATAGCGTACAGGCTTGTACTCTAAATGATTATCTGTAGAGAACCATAAAGTATGTTTCATCCACTCATCATCACGACGACCATATGGGTAATCTGCATGATCAGGTGGTAATTCATAATCTACAACCGTATG
The DNA window shown above is from Acinetobacter piscicola and carries:
- a CDS encoding succinate dehydrogenase iron-sulfur subunit, whose translation is MSRGTRTFEIYRYDPDKDKAPYMQTFKLELTDKHRMLLDALLALKVQDESLTFRRSCREGICGSDGVNINGKNGLACLWNLNDLPEKIVIRPLPGLPVIKDLVVDMNQFYDQYDKIQPFLINNQPAPPKERLQSPEEREHLDGLYECILCACCSTSCPSFWWNPDKFLGPSALLNAYRFIIDSRDSATQERLARLDDPFSLFRCKGIMNCVSVCPKGLNPTKAIGHIRSMLLDQAG